A region of Vespula vulgaris chromosome 1, iyVesVulg1.1, whole genome shotgun sequence DNA encodes the following proteins:
- the LOC127071033 gene encoding cytospin-A-like isoform X1 → MFKQFWEVLGGNSARSGMSVGSGGRAPIKRTTGTTTSTVNNSTKNKSKLEPRPPSGVGKKRTDAVSLLFSAKRPPSRKVERTPTATTTTTTTTATRTTKTPQKSARTKSLERLKGQQSQQQQQQQQQQQQQQQQQSTQGPQQTQQQQVPLRQAPSASSLETKTESLSTENWSSIGKEVPKSNAKNQQQHQKGPAKGSRMQELEREIEILRKDRARLEANLREATTDAQSLRDLKTELASLKEQHSLELDRLAEENEALRARLRNVAHSPLSDSEKQQLLLDASRLHNSAPASIAIPQDDSCTPNANLPQDSAQCTTPDWDKHSSSSISEVSVACLQDRILQMEETHYSTNEELQATIQELSDLQAQLTELQADNERLTEEKGVLLESLCRQTEKLEDSRSKVDTLQGLLLREEQPQESSKGYNTEREQKLVDLLKSAQEEREALLQKQEELTSELKNLRTTADANATEAERLRKCVHLLESTIETVNIERKQLDVELAEARQEGANRSIEISRLATLLDNARAKIEELEQSRQVESKSEADELLDAARREKDTLETQAAALQEQLARSHCDHDRLRDQYSQLQEEYKVARNNAKSAIDDLEYRLNQLKDERLSVSTELQLVRDSLAELQTQCQRHLEDKRELKAALSEAQRREREAQTHQYELERALAEERRLRQEESAEWEQFQTDLLMTVRVANDFKTEAQSELERVVLENKAQRDKLRTLEAQLDKLNKGDTTVSNNKVFDTTSRNKRKPTSIILKRGRTITKRPREIRRHISPTNFFKTIIKKNSYKITNNNTKLAPTNNTTKEQDIAELSKDETDLGNPCSVKEVIKVDEKLMSGKEIEFCPASTPKTRSPDTSTGLTILESKIVDPIKENIDEVSEKLSTEQSVNIQQSELYSEINNSIDIDLNNTLENENSNRKLYIPSSINVDKNATSKSSLLKNIKGIQSIDTNSYGINISNSRFFVPKNYVFSDIDSSMNDLKFEVDPEMSKLLQKSENKILNETDSNLISEISREKSLEDPLISKTTVTKDVLTSPNKQKSLHQFPEANNSTKEIVNLNDKKKRLFLKRYESKPSSEIVDSLLDNIQYKSKSNMTNYLKYKNFSTSLDNLDSYKITDNNDIIQTHRSYESLPIIDYEMKSKMIKEENSKSNQSTINNKKQNCVSVNDNEQSPIKRNYRSGHNTDTHTSVYKQRNIDVKAKITKSTIKSKDANYNSNNISTKFHLERDQLKDADSLNSPKKNTGKVIYECKNSKSFEYSKYNYLEKRNSYPSMSSIKHIPISPVCNKMHSITPSYTSNRTSNYTLRDRTQTSEQFSPTKILNKSFKDISKYNDLQSDRYLALCEANRLKRLKFLRMNLQTDYNIEDKKTQVSNSHVARKIPINNDNYSTSIVPEVSQNDTNYALLCKDRAIGRTSSLRDKFETIIEDVELRAGRRSLTGKTCDHPIDFSANQKVVQQPPARPASTPTETQQCVLTSVQQEMAARRKANISRQDSRLSVKCLIESIENATKQAKAGPGSRSSSTSSLNSIGTNDIMTLKSPLRDQQQINNLICTSNSPNNNKTQAAINRKPLSETKSAVPVVLSPGELLDSAALNVKAIDFVRRNSVTDLSERKDPLCGLIKNGGSKRNALLKWCQNKTLGYRNIDITNFSSSWNDGLALCAILHSYLPYKVPYDTLTPAEKRKNFSIAFSAAESVGIPTTLNIGEMCQLERPDWQQVMTYVTSIYKHFET, encoded by the exons AGGACAGCAAagccagcagcagcagcagcaacaacagcagcagcagcaacaacaacaacaacaatcgaCGCAGGGCCCACAACAAACACAACAGCAACAGGTCCCCCTGCGTCAGGCCCCGAGCGCCTCTTCGCTCGAAACAAAAACTGAGAGCTTATCGACGGAAAACTGGAGTTCGATCGGTAAAGAAGTTCCCAAGAGCAACGCCAAGAATCAGCAACAGCATCAGAAGGGACCCGCTAAGGGGTCCAGGATGCAGGAGCTGGAACGGGAGATCGAGATCTTACGAAAGGATCGTGCCCGGCTTGAAGCAAATCTAAGGGAAGCAACTACCGACGCTCAATCTTTACGCGACCTGAAAACTGAACTCGCGTCTCTCAAG GAGCAGCATAGTCTGGAGTTAGATCGTCTCGCAGAAGAGAATGAAGCTCTTCGTGCCCGTCTTAGGAATGTAGCTCATTCTCCGTTATCTGATTCAGAGAAGCAGCAGTTGCTATTAGATGCATCAAGGCTTCATAATTCTGCACCAGCTTCGATTGCTATACCTCAAGATGATAGCTGTACACCAAATGCAAATCTACCACAAGACAGTGCGCAATGCACTACTCCGGATTGGGATAAACATTCCTCTAGCTCTATATCAGAAGTATCAGTGGCTTGTCTTCAAGACAGAATACTACAAATGGAAGAAACGCATTATTCCACTAATGAAGAGTTACAAGCAACTATTCAAGAATTGAGTGATTTACAA GCTCAATTAACGGAACTACAAGCTGACAATGAAAGattaacagaagaaaaaggtgTTCTTTTGGAATCATTGTGTCGACAAACAGAAAAGTTAGAAGATTCAAGATCAAAAGTTGACACTCTACAAGGGCTTTTATTAAGAGAAGAACAACCTCAAGAATCGTCCAAAGGTTATAACACAGAAAGGGAACAAAAATTAGTTGacttattaaaa AGTGCTCAAGAAGAACGGGAGGCTCTGCTTCAAAAACAAGAGGAATTAACGtcggaattaaaaaatttaagaacGACCGCCGATGCTAATGCTACGGAAGCGgaaagattaagaaaatgtGTCCACTTGCTTGAATCTACTATAGAAACAGTCAATATAGAACGTAAACAATTGGATGTAGAATTAGCGGAAGCGCGTCAAGAGGGTGCGAACAGAAGTATAGAAATAAGCAGATTAGCTACCTTACTGGATAATGCCAGAGCTAAGATTGAAGAGTTAGAGCAGTCAAGGCAAGTAGAAAGTAAAAGTGAAGCTGATGAATTGTTAGACGCGGCAAGACGTGAAAAAGATACGTTAGAAACGCAAGCTGCAGCCTTGCAAGAACAACTGGCACGTTCGCATTGTGATCATGATCGTCTTAGAGATCAATATTCTCAACTTCAAGAAGAATACAAG GTTGCTCGAAATAATGCTAAATCAGCTATCGATGACTTGGAATATAgattaaatcaattaaaagaCGAACGACTTTCTGTCAGTACGGAATTACAATTAGTAAGAGATTCTTTGGCAGAATTACAAACACAATGTCAAAGACATctagaagataaaagagaattgaAGGCTGCTCTTAGCGAAGCACAAAGAAGAGAACGGGAAGCACAAACTCATCAGTACGAGTTGGAACGTGCTTTAGCTGAGGAACGTAGATTGAGACAAGAAGAAAGTGCTGAATGGGAACAATTCCAGACGGATCTACTTATGACTGTTAGAGTTGCGAATGACTTTAAAACTGAGGCTCAAAGCGAATTAGAACGTGTAGTTTTGGAAAACAAAGCGCAAAGAGATAAATTGAGAACATTAGAGGCTCAGCTAGATAAACTTAATAAAG GCGATACCACAGTGTCCAACAATAAAGTATTTGATACTACTAgcagaaataaacgaaaaccGACTAGCATTATTTTGAAACGTGGACGTACTATTACAAAACGTCCTCGTGAGATAAGGCGGCACATATCACCTaccaatttttttaaaacgataatcaaaaaaaattcatacaagataacaaataataataccaaACTCGCTCCTACTAATAATACAACAAAGGAACAAGATATTGCAGAGTTATCAAAAGATGAAACAGATCTAGGTAATCCATGCTCTGTCAAAGAAGTAATTAAAgtagatgaaaaattaatgtcTGGTAAAGAGATTGAATTTTGTCCAGCTTCTACTCCAAAAACTAGAAGTCCTGATACGAGTACGGGATTAACTATATTAGAAAGTAAGATCGTAGAtccgataaaagaaaacatcgaTGAAGTATCTGAAAAATTATCTACTGAACAATCTGTAAATATCCAACAGAGTGAATTATATTCAGAGATAAATAATAGCATAGATATAGATTTAAACAACACTCTAGAGAACGAGAATAGTAATCGTAAACTTTATATTCCCAGCTCAATTAATGTAGATAAAAATGCAACTTCTAAAAGCTCTCtactaaaaaatatcaaaggaaTTCAAAGTATTGATACAAATTCATATGGtatcaatatttcaaatagTAGATTTTTTGTACCAAAGAATTACGTATTTTCTGACATTGACAGTTCAATGAATGATCTCAAATTTGAAGTAGATCCTGAGATGAGCAAATTATTgcaaaaaagtgaaaataaaattcttaatgAAACAGATTCAAATCTAATCTCAGAAATCAGCAGAGAAAAATCTTTGGAAGATCCACTAATATCTAAAACAACAGTGACCAAAGATGTTCTTACATCACCCAATAAACAAAAATCCTTGCATCAATTTCCTGAGGCAAATAATTCaacaaaagaaattgttaacttgaatgacaaaaagaaacgattatttttaaaaagatatgaatCCAAACCGAGTAGTGAAATAGTCGACTCTCTTTTGGATAACATACAGTATAAATCAAAGTCGAATATgactaattatttaaaatataaaaatttttctacatCATTAGATAATCTtgattcttataaaattactgataataatgatattattcaaACTCATAGAAGTTACGAATCTCTTCCGATTATTGATtatgaaatgaaaagtaaaatgataaaggaagaaaattccAAAAGTAATCAATCcactataaataataaaaaacaaaattgtgtTTCTGTTAATGACAATGAACAATCTCCTATAAAACGTAATTATCGTTCAGGACATAATACAGATACACATACTTCAGTTTACAAACAAAGGAATATCGATGTAAAGGCAAAAATAACTAAAAGTACCATAAAAAGTAAAGATGCCAATTACAATTCAAATAATATCTCTACtaaatttcatttagaaaGAGATCAATTGAAAGATGCAGATTCCTTGAACTCTCCAAAAAAGAATACAGGAAAAGTAATTTATGAATGCAAGAATTCTAAATCTTttgaatattcaaaatataattatttagaaaagcGTAATTCTTATCCATCTATGTCTTCTATAAAGCATATTCCTATATCTCCTGTTTGCAACAAGATGCATTCTATAACACCATCATACACATCAAATAGAACTTCAAACTATACTTTAAGAGACAGAACTCAAACGTCAGAACAATTTTCTCCTACTAAAATTCTAAACAAATCATTCAAAGATATATCCAAATATAATGATTTACAAAGTGACAGATATCTAGCTTTATGTGAAGCTAATCGTTTGAAACGcttgaaatttttaagaatGAATTTGCAAACAGATTACAatatagaagataaaaagacacAAGTTAGTAATAGTCATGTTGCTAGAAAAATACCAATAAACAATGACAATTATAGTACGAGTATAGTGCCTGAAGTCTCACAAAACGATACTAATTATGCCTTGCTATGCAAGGATCGAGCGATAGGTCGTACATCATCCTTGAGAGACAAATTTGAGACTATCATAGAAGATGTGGAACTGAGAGCAGGTCGACGTTCGTTAACAGGAAAAACTTGCGACC aTCCGATCGATTTTTCAGCAAATCAGAAAGTTGTACAACAACCACCTGCAAGGCCAGCGAGTACACCAACAGAAACACAACAATGTGTTTTAACAAGTGTACAACAGGAAATGGCTGCACGACGAAAGGCTAATATTTCGCGCCAAGATTCCAGATTATCTGTTAAATGTTTAATAGAAAGTATTGAAAATGCTACAAAACAAGCTAAAGCTG gaCCGGGAAGTCGTAGTAGTTCAACATCGTCTTTAAATTCTATAGGGACAAATGATATAATGACACTGAAATCTCCTCTCAGAGATCAGCAACAAATAAACAACTTAATCTGTACATCAAATTctccaaataataataaaacacaGGCAGCAATAAATAGGAAACCATTATCAG AAACAAAGTCAGCAGTACCCGTGGTTTTAAGTCCTGGTGAACTTTTGGATTCTGCTGCACTAAATGTCAAGGCTATTGATTTCGTTCGTCGAAATAGTGTGACAGATTTATCAGAACGTAAAGATCCTCTTTGTGGGTTGATCAAGAATGGAGGTTCTAAGAGAAATGCATTACTTAAATGGTGTCAAAACAAGACATTAGGctatcgaaatatcgatataaCTAATTTTAGCAGCTCTTGGAACGATGGCTTAGCTCTTTGCGCTATTCTTCATTCTTATCTCCCATATAAAGTACCATATGATACTTTAACACCTgctgaaaaacgaaaaaatttttccattgCATTCTCTGCTGCTGAAAGTGTTGGCATACCTACAACCTTG AATATAGGAGAAATGTGTCAACTGGAACGACCCGATTGGCAACAAGTCATGACATATGTGACTagtatttataaacattttgaaACGTAA
- the LOC127071033 gene encoding cytospin-A-like isoform X2, producing MFKQFWEVLGGNSARSGMSVGSGGRAPIKRTTGTTTSTVNNSTKNKSKLEPRPPSGVGKKRTDAVSLLFSAKRPPSRKVERTPTATTTTTTTTATRTTKTPQKSARTKSLERLKGQQSQQQQQQQQQQQQQQQQQSTQGPQQTQQQQVPLRQAPSASSLETKTESLSTENWSSIGKEVPKSNAKNQQQHQKGPAKGSRMQELEREIEILRKDRARLEANLREATTDAQSLRDLKTELASLKEQHSLELDRLAEENEALRARLRNVAHSPLSDSEKQQLLLDASRLHNSAPASIAIPQDDSCTPNANLPQDSAQCTTPDWDKHSSSSISEVSVACLQDRILQMEETHYSTNEELQATIQELSDLQAQLTELQADNERLTEEKGVLLESLCRQTEKLEDSRSKVDTLQGLLLREEQPQESSKGYNTEREQKLVDLLKSAQEEREALLQKQEELTSELKNLRTTADANATEAERLRKCVHLLESTIETVNIERKQLDVELAEARQEGANRSIEISRLATLLDNARAKIEELEQSRQVESKSEADELLDAARREKDTLETQAAALQEQLARSHCDHDRLRDQYSQLQEEYKVARNNAKSAIDDLEYRLNQLKDERLSVSTELQLVRDSLAELQTQCQRHLEDKRELKAALSEAQRREREAQTHQYELERALAEERRLRQEESAEWEQFQTDLLMTVRVANDFKTEAQSELERVVLENKAQRDKLRTLEAQLDKLNKGDTTVSNNKVFDTTSRNKRKPTSIILKRGRTITKRPREIRRHISPTNFFKTIIKKNSYKITNNNTKLAPTNNTTKEQDIAELSKDETDLGNPCSVKEVIKVDEKLMSGKEIEFCPASTPKTRSPDTSTGLTILESKIVDPIKENIDEVSEKLSTEQSVNIQQSELYSEINNSIDIDLNNTLENENSNRKLYIPSSINVDKNATSKSSLLKNIKGIQSIDTNSYGINISNSRFFVPKNYVFSDIDSSMNDLKFEVDPEMSKLLQKSENKILNETDSNLISEISREKSLEDPLISKTTVTKDVLTSPNKQKSLHQFPEANNSTKEIVNLNDKKKRLFLKRYESKPSSEIVDSLLDNIQYKSKSNMTNYLKYKNFSTSLDNLDSYKITDNNDIIQTHRSYESLPIIDYEMKSKMIKEENSKSNQSTINNKKQNCVSVNDNEQSPIKRNYRSGHNTDTHTSVYKQRNIDVKAKITKSTIKSKDANYNSNNISTKFHLERDQLKDADSLNSPKKNTGKVIYECKNSKSFEYSKYNYLEKRNSYPSMSSIKHIPISPVCNKMHSITPSYTSNRTSNYTLRDRTQTSEQFSPTKILNKSFKDISKYNDLQSDRYLALCEANRLKRLKFLRMNLQTDYNIEDKKTQVSNSHVARKIPINNDNYSTSIVPEVSQNDTNYALLCKDRAIGRTSSLRDKFETIIEDVELRAGRRSLTGKTCDPNQKVVQQPPARPASTPTETQQCVLTSVQQEMAARRKANISRQDSRLSVKCLIESIENATKQAKAGPGSRSSSTSSLNSIGTNDIMTLKSPLRDQQQINNLICTSNSPNNNKTQAAINRKPLSETKSAVPVVLSPGELLDSAALNVKAIDFVRRNSVTDLSERKDPLCGLIKNGGSKRNALLKWCQNKTLGYRNIDITNFSSSWNDGLALCAILHSYLPYKVPYDTLTPAEKRKNFSIAFSAAESVGIPTTLNIGEMCQLERPDWQQVMTYVTSIYKHFET from the exons AGGACAGCAAagccagcagcagcagcagcaacaacagcagcagcagcaacaacaacaacaacaatcgaCGCAGGGCCCACAACAAACACAACAGCAACAGGTCCCCCTGCGTCAGGCCCCGAGCGCCTCTTCGCTCGAAACAAAAACTGAGAGCTTATCGACGGAAAACTGGAGTTCGATCGGTAAAGAAGTTCCCAAGAGCAACGCCAAGAATCAGCAACAGCATCAGAAGGGACCCGCTAAGGGGTCCAGGATGCAGGAGCTGGAACGGGAGATCGAGATCTTACGAAAGGATCGTGCCCGGCTTGAAGCAAATCTAAGGGAAGCAACTACCGACGCTCAATCTTTACGCGACCTGAAAACTGAACTCGCGTCTCTCAAG GAGCAGCATAGTCTGGAGTTAGATCGTCTCGCAGAAGAGAATGAAGCTCTTCGTGCCCGTCTTAGGAATGTAGCTCATTCTCCGTTATCTGATTCAGAGAAGCAGCAGTTGCTATTAGATGCATCAAGGCTTCATAATTCTGCACCAGCTTCGATTGCTATACCTCAAGATGATAGCTGTACACCAAATGCAAATCTACCACAAGACAGTGCGCAATGCACTACTCCGGATTGGGATAAACATTCCTCTAGCTCTATATCAGAAGTATCAGTGGCTTGTCTTCAAGACAGAATACTACAAATGGAAGAAACGCATTATTCCACTAATGAAGAGTTACAAGCAACTATTCAAGAATTGAGTGATTTACAA GCTCAATTAACGGAACTACAAGCTGACAATGAAAGattaacagaagaaaaaggtgTTCTTTTGGAATCATTGTGTCGACAAACAGAAAAGTTAGAAGATTCAAGATCAAAAGTTGACACTCTACAAGGGCTTTTATTAAGAGAAGAACAACCTCAAGAATCGTCCAAAGGTTATAACACAGAAAGGGAACAAAAATTAGTTGacttattaaaa AGTGCTCAAGAAGAACGGGAGGCTCTGCTTCAAAAACAAGAGGAATTAACGtcggaattaaaaaatttaagaacGACCGCCGATGCTAATGCTACGGAAGCGgaaagattaagaaaatgtGTCCACTTGCTTGAATCTACTATAGAAACAGTCAATATAGAACGTAAACAATTGGATGTAGAATTAGCGGAAGCGCGTCAAGAGGGTGCGAACAGAAGTATAGAAATAAGCAGATTAGCTACCTTACTGGATAATGCCAGAGCTAAGATTGAAGAGTTAGAGCAGTCAAGGCAAGTAGAAAGTAAAAGTGAAGCTGATGAATTGTTAGACGCGGCAAGACGTGAAAAAGATACGTTAGAAACGCAAGCTGCAGCCTTGCAAGAACAACTGGCACGTTCGCATTGTGATCATGATCGTCTTAGAGATCAATATTCTCAACTTCAAGAAGAATACAAG GTTGCTCGAAATAATGCTAAATCAGCTATCGATGACTTGGAATATAgattaaatcaattaaaagaCGAACGACTTTCTGTCAGTACGGAATTACAATTAGTAAGAGATTCTTTGGCAGAATTACAAACACAATGTCAAAGACATctagaagataaaagagaattgaAGGCTGCTCTTAGCGAAGCACAAAGAAGAGAACGGGAAGCACAAACTCATCAGTACGAGTTGGAACGTGCTTTAGCTGAGGAACGTAGATTGAGACAAGAAGAAAGTGCTGAATGGGAACAATTCCAGACGGATCTACTTATGACTGTTAGAGTTGCGAATGACTTTAAAACTGAGGCTCAAAGCGAATTAGAACGTGTAGTTTTGGAAAACAAAGCGCAAAGAGATAAATTGAGAACATTAGAGGCTCAGCTAGATAAACTTAATAAAG GCGATACCACAGTGTCCAACAATAAAGTATTTGATACTACTAgcagaaataaacgaaaaccGACTAGCATTATTTTGAAACGTGGACGTACTATTACAAAACGTCCTCGTGAGATAAGGCGGCACATATCACCTaccaatttttttaaaacgataatcaaaaaaaattcatacaagataacaaataataataccaaACTCGCTCCTACTAATAATACAACAAAGGAACAAGATATTGCAGAGTTATCAAAAGATGAAACAGATCTAGGTAATCCATGCTCTGTCAAAGAAGTAATTAAAgtagatgaaaaattaatgtcTGGTAAAGAGATTGAATTTTGTCCAGCTTCTACTCCAAAAACTAGAAGTCCTGATACGAGTACGGGATTAACTATATTAGAAAGTAAGATCGTAGAtccgataaaagaaaacatcgaTGAAGTATCTGAAAAATTATCTACTGAACAATCTGTAAATATCCAACAGAGTGAATTATATTCAGAGATAAATAATAGCATAGATATAGATTTAAACAACACTCTAGAGAACGAGAATAGTAATCGTAAACTTTATATTCCCAGCTCAATTAATGTAGATAAAAATGCAACTTCTAAAAGCTCTCtactaaaaaatatcaaaggaaTTCAAAGTATTGATACAAATTCATATGGtatcaatatttcaaatagTAGATTTTTTGTACCAAAGAATTACGTATTTTCTGACATTGACAGTTCAATGAATGATCTCAAATTTGAAGTAGATCCTGAGATGAGCAAATTATTgcaaaaaagtgaaaataaaattcttaatgAAACAGATTCAAATCTAATCTCAGAAATCAGCAGAGAAAAATCTTTGGAAGATCCACTAATATCTAAAACAACAGTGACCAAAGATGTTCTTACATCACCCAATAAACAAAAATCCTTGCATCAATTTCCTGAGGCAAATAATTCaacaaaagaaattgttaacttgaatgacaaaaagaaacgattatttttaaaaagatatgaatCCAAACCGAGTAGTGAAATAGTCGACTCTCTTTTGGATAACATACAGTATAAATCAAAGTCGAATATgactaattatttaaaatataaaaatttttctacatCATTAGATAATCTtgattcttataaaattactgataataatgatattattcaaACTCATAGAAGTTACGAATCTCTTCCGATTATTGATtatgaaatgaaaagtaaaatgataaaggaagaaaattccAAAAGTAATCAATCcactataaataataaaaaacaaaattgtgtTTCTGTTAATGACAATGAACAATCTCCTATAAAACGTAATTATCGTTCAGGACATAATACAGATACACATACTTCAGTTTACAAACAAAGGAATATCGATGTAAAGGCAAAAATAACTAAAAGTACCATAAAAAGTAAAGATGCCAATTACAATTCAAATAATATCTCTACtaaatttcatttagaaaGAGATCAATTGAAAGATGCAGATTCCTTGAACTCTCCAAAAAAGAATACAGGAAAAGTAATTTATGAATGCAAGAATTCTAAATCTTttgaatattcaaaatataattatttagaaaagcGTAATTCTTATCCATCTATGTCTTCTATAAAGCATATTCCTATATCTCCTGTTTGCAACAAGATGCATTCTATAACACCATCATACACATCAAATAGAACTTCAAACTATACTTTAAGAGACAGAACTCAAACGTCAGAACAATTTTCTCCTACTAAAATTCTAAACAAATCATTCAAAGATATATCCAAATATAATGATTTACAAAGTGACAGATATCTAGCTTTATGTGAAGCTAATCGTTTGAAACGcttgaaatttttaagaatGAATTTGCAAACAGATTACAatatagaagataaaaagacacAAGTTAGTAATAGTCATGTTGCTAGAAAAATACCAATAAACAATGACAATTATAGTACGAGTATAGTGCCTGAAGTCTCACAAAACGATACTAATTATGCCTTGCTATGCAAGGATCGAGCGATAGGTCGTACATCATCCTTGAGAGACAAATTTGAGACTATCATAGAAGATGTGGAACTGAGAGCAGGTCGACGTTCGTTAACAGGAAAAACTTGCGACC CAAATCAGAAAGTTGTACAACAACCACCTGCAAGGCCAGCGAGTACACCAACAGAAACACAACAATGTGTTTTAACAAGTGTACAACAGGAAATGGCTGCACGACGAAAGGCTAATATTTCGCGCCAAGATTCCAGATTATCTGTTAAATGTTTAATAGAAAGTATTGAAAATGCTACAAAACAAGCTAAAGCTG gaCCGGGAAGTCGTAGTAGTTCAACATCGTCTTTAAATTCTATAGGGACAAATGATATAATGACACTGAAATCTCCTCTCAGAGATCAGCAACAAATAAACAACTTAATCTGTACATCAAATTctccaaataataataaaacacaGGCAGCAATAAATAGGAAACCATTATCAG AAACAAAGTCAGCAGTACCCGTGGTTTTAAGTCCTGGTGAACTTTTGGATTCTGCTGCACTAAATGTCAAGGCTATTGATTTCGTTCGTCGAAATAGTGTGACAGATTTATCAGAACGTAAAGATCCTCTTTGTGGGTTGATCAAGAATGGAGGTTCTAAGAGAAATGCATTACTTAAATGGTGTCAAAACAAGACATTAGGctatcgaaatatcgatataaCTAATTTTAGCAGCTCTTGGAACGATGGCTTAGCTCTTTGCGCTATTCTTCATTCTTATCTCCCATATAAAGTACCATATGATACTTTAACACCTgctgaaaaacgaaaaaatttttccattgCATTCTCTGCTGCTGAAAGTGTTGGCATACCTACAACCTTG AATATAGGAGAAATGTGTCAACTGGAACGACCCGATTGGCAACAAGTCATGACATATGTGACTagtatttataaacattttgaaACGTAA